From one Dysidea avara chromosome 9, odDysAvar1.4, whole genome shotgun sequence genomic stretch:
- the LOC136267439 gene encoding protein PBDC1-like produces the protein MAGFEHDLKELGVQGISSVGKALSSRAEDYVNDQHLEQSWAIMTMKYAETHFKLLQSYDATTLRLTASDDEIYSMFMEKFNNLKLELLTPDDLKSEAAKTAWREYCNYFEGKVEDFNFATLLRLDVTKEYTEENTIIVPRVQFLAIEIARNRRHMNTMHHVTS, from the coding sequence ATGGCAGGTTTCGAGCATGACCTCAAGGAGTTAGGCGTGCAGGGCATCTCTTCCGTGGGGAAGGCGCTATCGTCTCGAGCAGAAGACTATGTCAACGACCAACACCTTGAACAATCCTGGGCCATCATGACAATGAAATACGCTGAGACTCACTTCAAACTGCTGCAGAGTTATGATGCAACTACCCTCAGACTGACTGCCAGCGATGATGAGATCTATTCAATgtttatggaaaagtttaataATCTGAAATTGGAGCTACTAACACCTGATGATTTGAaatcagaagctgccaaaactgcATGGAGAGAATACTGCAATTATTTTGAAGGAAAAGTGGAGGATTTTAATTTTGCAACATTACTCAGGCTGGATGTAACCAAGGAGTACACGGAAGAGAACACGATAATAGTCCCACGTGTGCAGTTCCTGGCTATTGAGATAGCTAGAAATCGACGCCACATGAACACAATGCATCATGTCACTAGTTGA